The following coding sequences are from one Pseudonocardia sp. HH130630-07 window:
- a CDS encoding Zn-ribbon domain-containing OB-fold protein, whose product MPSTETPPSTAPRPFRAGLLTLDPPRLLGSRCTACDSAAFPARSFCPACRAATVDPVELSPAGRVHSFTVVRQAPPGTDVPYTLAWIDLPTDRVRLMAQVVGVPPESVALDMPVELEQAPFGVDEDGAELVGYRFRAATGVPA is encoded by the coding sequence ATGCCGTCCACCGAGACCCCGCCGTCCACCGCTCCCCGCCCGTTCCGGGCGGGACTGCTCACCCTCGATCCGCCGCGCCTGCTGGGATCGCGGTGCACGGCCTGCGACAGCGCCGCGTTCCCCGCGCGCAGCTTCTGCCCGGCGTGCCGGGCGGCGACGGTCGACCCGGTCGAACTCTCGCCCGCCGGCCGCGTGCACTCGTTCACCGTCGTCCGCCAGGCGCCCCCGGGGACCGACGTGCCGTACACGCTGGCCTGGATCGACCTGCCCACCGACCGGGTCCGGCTGATGGCCCAGGTCGTCGGCGTGCCGCCGGAGTCGGTCGCGCTGGACATGCCGGTGGAGCTGGAGCAGGCCCCCTTCGGCGTCGACGAGGACGGTGCGGAGCTGGTGGGGTACCGCTTCCGCGCCGCGACCGGGGTGCCGGCATGA
- a CDS encoding thiolase family protein has protein sequence MSPAPAHVAGVGMNRFGRYPAEVTLESMAVTAARAALADAGAGPASVDALHVGHVFGGPVAGQRIAAQLGLDGRPVSNHENYCASGATAIREAWVALSAGLHDVVLVIGVEKMTDRIAGGVRPDPGDLDAAVGFVMAAGHAMSARRYMADHGATREQIAAVAVKNHAHSVHNPFAQYRKPISLAQVLSARPIAEPLGLLDCSPISDGAAAVLLCTRAGLRRLGLGATGPRVRAVGLVSGSVQTGLGDLNAEDVSRRAGQEAWRLSSVGPDDVDVDEMHDCFTIAEIVRMEGLGLVPRGRGAAWAAEGATALGGRLPVNPSGGLLSRGHPVGATGAAQVCELTWQLRGTAGGRQVDGARTGLAYCKGGTVNGTDGGSVTTVVMTA, from the coding sequence ATGAGCCCGGCCCCGGCCCACGTCGCCGGCGTCGGGATGAACCGCTTCGGCAGGTACCCCGCCGAGGTGACCCTGGAGTCGATGGCCGTCACCGCGGCCCGGGCGGCCCTCGCCGACGCCGGGGCCGGGCCCGCGTCGGTCGACGCCCTCCACGTCGGCCACGTCTTCGGCGGGCCGGTGGCCGGTCAGCGGATCGCGGCCCAGCTCGGCCTCGACGGGCGTCCGGTGTCCAACCACGAGAACTACTGCGCCAGCGGTGCGACCGCGATCCGCGAGGCGTGGGTGGCGCTCTCCGCCGGCCTGCACGACGTCGTCCTGGTGATCGGGGTGGAGAAGATGACCGACCGGATCGCCGGCGGGGTCCGCCCCGATCCGGGCGACCTCGACGCGGCCGTCGGTTTCGTGATGGCGGCCGGTCACGCGATGAGCGCCCGCCGCTACATGGCCGACCACGGGGCCACCCGGGAGCAGATCGCGGCGGTGGCGGTGAAGAACCACGCCCACTCCGTGCACAACCCCTTCGCCCAGTACCGCAAGCCGATCTCGCTGGCCCAGGTCCTGTCGGCACGGCCGATCGCCGAGCCGCTCGGGCTGCTCGACTGCAGCCCGATCTCCGACGGCGCCGCCGCGGTGCTGCTCTGCACCCGCGCCGGCCTGCGCAGGCTGGGGCTCGGTGCCACCGGTCCCCGGGTGCGCGCCGTCGGGCTGGTCAGCGGTTCGGTGCAGACCGGCCTCGGCGACCTCAACGCCGAGGACGTCTCCCGCCGCGCCGGGCAGGAGGCGTGGCGCCTGTCCTCGGTCGGACCGGACGACGTCGACGTCGACGAGATGCACGACTGCTTCACGATCGCGGAGATCGTCCGCATGGAGGGACTGGGCCTGGTCCCGCGCGGGCGGGGCGCCGCCTGGGCCGCGGAGGGGGCGACCGCCCTCGGGGGCCGGCTGCCGGTCAACCCGAGCGGGGGGCTGCTGTCACGCGGCCACCCCGTCGGTGCGACGGGTGCGGCGCAGGTCTGCGAGCTCACCTGGCAGCTGCGCGGCACGGCCGGTGGCCGGCAGGTCGACGGGGCCCGCACGGGACTGGCCTACTGCAAGGGCGGCACGGTCAACGGCACCGACGGCGGGTCGGTCACCACGGTGGTGATGACGGCATGA
- a CDS encoding SDR family NAD(P)-dependent oxidoreductase: protein MSRTALVTGGAGGIGRAVCARLAAEGDTVLLADLDPGAVADAASAIGAGVVPWALDVADAGSRRAAVARAGELGGVDLLVNCAGVLRDARIRTLEPSTFRRLIEINLVGPLALTRLAAGGMAERGRGAVVNVASRAWLGTFGSTAYSTAKGGLIGATRSLALELGPRGITVNAVAPGFVETPMTDGLPAEIRRRSIAAIPVGRAGTPEDAAAAVAYLAGAGYVTGQVLVACGGRSIGAPYAAGRS from the coding sequence GTGAGCAGGACCGCACTGGTCACCGGAGGGGCCGGCGGCATCGGACGCGCGGTGTGCGCCCGGCTCGCCGCCGAGGGCGACACCGTGCTGCTCGCCGACCTCGATCCGGGCGCCGTGGCCGACGCCGCGTCCGCGATCGGGGCCGGGGTCGTCCCCTGGGCGCTGGACGTCGCCGACGCCGGATCCCGCCGGGCGGCGGTGGCCCGGGCCGGCGAACTGGGCGGGGTGGATCTCCTGGTCAACTGCGCCGGGGTGCTGCGCGACGCCCGGATCCGCACGCTGGAGCCGAGCACCTTCCGCCGGCTGATCGAGATCAACCTCGTCGGCCCGCTGGCGTTGACCCGGCTCGCCGCCGGCGGGATGGCCGAGCGCGGGCGGGGTGCGGTCGTCAACGTCGCCTCGCGGGCCTGGCTGGGCACGTTCGGCTCGACCGCCTACTCGACCGCGAAGGGCGGGCTGATCGGCGCGACGCGCTCGCTGGCGCTCGAGCTGGGGCCGCGGGGGATCACGGTCAACGCGGTGGCCCCGGGGTTCGTCGAGACCCCGATGACCGACGGGCTGCCGGCCGAGATCCGCCGCCGGAGCATCGCCGCGATCCCGGTCGGACGGGCCGGGACGCCCGAGGACGCCGCCGCCGCGGTCGCCTACCTCGCCGGCGCCGGCTACGTCACCGGGCAGGTGCTCGTCGCCTGCGGCGGCCGCAGCATCGGCGCCCCGTACGCGGCGGGACGGTCCTGA